Proteins encoded within one genomic window of Thermomicrobiales bacterium:
- a CDS encoding phenylalanine--tRNA ligase beta subunit-related protein: MTSFRLERDFLELFPNATIAIAVVRGVDNMVDDPEIWPMLDVEIERAAALVGAGEISQHPAVAPWRAAFARFGVKPSKYRSSIEAMLRSAQSGRLRPINPLVDLYNAISLRHLLPVGGEDLAAIVGDVRLTRAHGDEEFTPLGSEEPETPPPGAVIYRDDDSVICSCWNWREAERTMLTPATRDAVLVIESIPPLDPLATRIAIDDLAALVTRHLGGTAEVSILNAERPIVEL, translated from the coding sequence ATGACGTCTTTCCGGCTGGAGCGAGATTTCCTCGAGCTCTTTCCAAACGCGACGATCGCGATAGCAGTGGTGCGCGGTGTCGACAACATGGTCGACGATCCCGAGATCTGGCCGATGCTGGACGTGGAGATCGAACGGGCGGCGGCCCTGGTCGGCGCGGGCGAGATCAGCCAGCATCCGGCAGTGGCTCCCTGGCGAGCGGCCTTCGCCCGGTTTGGCGTGAAGCCGTCGAAATACCGGTCGTCGATCGAGGCGATGCTTCGTTCCGCGCAGTCAGGGAGATTGCGGCCCATCAACCCATTGGTCGATCTCTACAACGCGATCTCGTTGCGCCACCTGCTTCCGGTGGGTGGAGAGGACTTGGCAGCCATCGTTGGGGATGTGCGTCTGACGCGAGCGCACGGGGACGAGGAGTTCACCCCGTTGGGCTCTGAAGAACCGGAGACACCGCCGCCCGGCGCCGTCATCTACCGCGATGACGATTCTGTGATCTGTTCATGCTGGAACTGGCGTGAAGCCGAGCGAACGATGCTCACACCGGCTACCAGGGACGCCGTGCTTGTGATCGAGTCGATTCCGCCGCTGGACCCACTGGCGACGCGGATCGCGATCGACGACCTGGCCGCGCTGGTGACCCGACACCTGGGCGGAACAGCCGAGGTGTCGATCCTGAATGCCGAGCGACCGATCGTCGAGCTGTGA
- a CDS encoding amidohydrolase: MSADFIFRNGPIITIDPAARDAEAVAVQGNRITRVGTLDVVLDEAGPGTKTIDLAGRALLPGLNDNHNHPIYFGQGLSQIDASPGAAPTLAALQDAFRTRADEQPSGWLIARGYDDSRLDIHRHPTRHELDEATGGRPAYLVRTCGHLAVANSAALGLAGITADTPDPVGGQIDRDEHGEPIGLLRETAMKLVSDQIAAPTTDDMKDYLRAAGKRFNEYGITSVGEAAISNSRQFSAYQELARDGELPMRTFTMMLIDDTLDNLEHLGVQTGFGDAWFRIGPAKVFQDGSGGGRTAAMTTEYRNDPGNMGITIYDQDGLNERFTRANAAGFQMAAHAIGDRAISMILTAYETALAANPRSDARPRIEHCGMCTQEHLDRMKKIGALAIPQPSFIYYLGDSYIENFTEDQLAMAYPGRSWFDQGIVAVGSSDVPVVSCDPFVNLRSAVTRLTQDGQYMGGNQGVTIDEALQMFTINGAFASFEEAIKGSITEGKLADLTVLSADPRKVEPEELNTLRAELTMIDGRVVFER; the protein is encoded by the coding sequence GTGTCCGCAGATTTCATCTTTCGCAATGGACCGATCATCACAATCGACCCTGCGGCACGAGACGCCGAAGCAGTTGCGGTTCAGGGCAATCGAATCACCCGTGTCGGAACCCTTGACGTGGTCCTGGACGAAGCGGGACCAGGCACGAAGACGATCGATCTCGCAGGCCGAGCGCTCCTGCCGGGTCTGAACGACAACCACAACCACCCGATCTATTTTGGGCAGGGATTGAGCCAGATCGACGCTTCGCCCGGCGCGGCTCCCACCTTGGCAGCACTGCAAGACGCCTTTCGCACACGAGCCGATGAGCAGCCCAGCGGCTGGCTGATCGCCCGGGGCTATGACGATTCCCGCCTCGATATTCACCGGCACCCGACCCGCCATGAGTTGGACGAAGCCACGGGTGGACGTCCCGCCTATCTGGTGCGTACGTGTGGACACCTCGCAGTGGCGAACTCGGCAGCGCTCGGGCTGGCCGGGATAACGGCGGACACGCCGGATCCGGTTGGCGGCCAGATCGACCGCGACGAGCATGGCGAGCCGATTGGCTTGCTGCGTGAAACCGCAATGAAGCTGGTTTCAGATCAGATCGCGGCGCCGACGACCGATGACATGAAGGACTACTTGCGCGCAGCTGGCAAGCGATTCAACGAATACGGCATTACCAGCGTCGGCGAAGCGGCGATCAGCAACTCTCGGCAGTTCTCCGCGTATCAAGAGCTCGCCCGCGATGGCGAGTTGCCGATGCGCACCTTCACCATGATGTTGATCGACGACACGCTGGACAATCTGGAGCATCTTGGTGTGCAGACCGGATTCGGCGATGCCTGGTTCCGCATCGGGCCGGCAAAGGTGTTCCAGGACGGCTCGGGTGGTGGACGAACTGCGGCCATGACCACCGAGTACCGGAACGATCCCGGCAATATGGGGATCACGATCTATGACCAGGACGGTCTCAACGAACGGTTCACCCGCGCCAACGCGGCCGGTTTTCAGATGGCGGCGCATGCCATTGGTGATCGGGCAATCTCGATGATCCTGACGGCCTACGAGACCGCGTTGGCGGCGAATCCGCGTTCCGATGCGCGCCCGCGCATCGAGCACTGCGGGATGTGCACGCAGGAGCATCTGGATCGCATGAAGAAGATCGGCGCGCTGGCGATCCCGCAGCCATCCTTCATCTACTACCTCGGCGATTCCTACATCGAGAACTTCACCGAGGACCAACTGGCGATGGCCTATCCTGGGCGCTCGTGGTTCGACCAGGGGATCGTGGCGGTGGGAAGCTCGGATGTCCCGGTCGTTTCCTGCGACCCGTTCGTCAATCTTCGCTCTGCGGTCACGCGCCTGACCCAGGACGGCCAGTACATGGGCGGCAATCAAGGCGTGACGATCGACGAGGCGCTACAGATGTTCACCATCAATGGCGCCTTTGCCTCGTTCGAGGAAGCGATCAAGGGAAGCATCACCGAAGGCAAACTGGCGGACCTGACGGTGTTGAGCGCTGACCCGCGCAAGGTCGAGCCGGAGGAACTGAACACCCTTCGAGCGGAGCTGACGATGATCGATGGACGGGTGGTGTTCGAGCGGTAG
- a CDS encoding LysE family transporter encodes MRDALFIPLLLGLAYAAAPGVVNTECLRRGVSFGFRPAFLVQLGAFAGSGAWAVLAFSGLAALSSAATVLDVIGLMGGLFLCKIAIDAFRTALHGRSATERSSEASALRTGLIFGLANPAALPFWTGIGGGMLATHGEPTFATTIEFLAAFLIGTLAWAIGFCALASAGRKYARPRVFQAIDAVCGTIIGFFGVRLVWASARRLVRVV; translated from the coding sequence GTGCGCGACGCGTTGTTCATCCCGTTGTTGTTGGGTTTGGCCTATGCGGCAGCACCCGGCGTGGTCAACACCGAATGCCTCCGGCGGGGAGTGAGCTTCGGTTTTCGGCCAGCGTTCCTGGTGCAACTCGGCGCGTTCGCCGGGAGCGGGGCATGGGCGGTGTTGGCGTTTTCCGGGTTGGCCGCGCTCTCGAGCGCGGCGACCGTGCTCGACGTGATCGGCCTGATGGGCGGCCTCTTTCTGTGCAAGATCGCCATCGACGCGTTTCGCACTGCCTTGCACGGGCGATCCGCTACCGAGCGCTCCAGTGAGGCGAGCGCGTTGCGCACCGGCCTCATCTTTGGGCTGGCAAACCCCGCCGCGTTGCCATTCTGGACCGGGATTGGCGGTGGGATGTTGGCAACGCACGGCGAGCCAACCTTCGCAACGACCATCGAGTTTCTGGCGGCATTCCTGATTGGGACCCTGGCCTGGGCGATCGGTTTCTGCGCGCTCGCCAGCGCGGGACGAAAATATGCGCGCCCCCGCGTCTTTCAAGCCATCGATGCTGTCTGCGGGACGATCATTGGTTTCTTTGGTGTGCGGCTGGTTTGGGCATCGGCTCGCCGGCTCGTTCGTGTGGTGTAA
- a CDS encoding FIST N-terminal domain-containing protein → MSAHGTSPASQSHDPAPQGPTRQATARSSVGISRDWRMALDMALDGIRDVVPDAIFAFASASFDEDLPSISEAIWHHAGSMIVVGCSSSGVIGRGAEMEHEPAISLLALELPGAILRPVRFTQGMLEESRGGNLADRLGVDPALVNGWTVLADPFRMDGALLVDQLNSAYPGLPVIGGLLAPGPGQRQTWVMLNGRIYNDGGVGLSIGGAYDVLPIVSQGCEPIGEPWTITAVDEKWIETISNRPALQMLTDTLSTLPGEIQQEVRDHLVAGLAANEYRETFGRGDFLIRNIIGIRRESGAIALGARPRVGQTIQFQLRDAATADLDLTATLLEAHLRLGGRDPIAGLLASCNGRGTGMFDVPHHDAAAIERRFPGLPLAGLIAAGEIGPVGSKTFIHGFTSSLGLIVPA, encoded by the coding sequence ATGAGCGCACACGGCACCTCTCCAGCTTCGCAGTCTCACGATCCGGCCCCGCAGGGACCAACTCGCCAGGCAACGGCGCGTTCGTCGGTGGGCATCAGCCGCGATTGGCGGATGGCGCTCGACATGGCGTTGGATGGGATTCGCGATGTCGTGCCAGATGCGATTTTCGCCTTTGCATCCGCATCGTTCGACGAAGACCTGCCGTCGATCTCGGAGGCGATTTGGCATCACGCGGGTTCGATGATCGTCGTCGGGTGTTCCAGTAGTGGCGTCATCGGACGTGGCGCGGAAATGGAGCACGAACCGGCGATCTCCCTGCTCGCCCTGGAGTTGCCGGGTGCGATCTTGCGTCCCGTTCGTTTCACTCAGGGAATGCTCGAGGAATCGCGTGGCGGCAATCTGGCCGATCGGCTTGGCGTCGATCCGGCGCTCGTGAACGGCTGGACTGTGCTCGCCGATCCGTTTCGCATGGATGGCGCGCTGCTCGTCGACCAGCTGAACTCCGCCTATCCCGGCTTGCCGGTGATCGGCGGTTTGCTGGCGCCGGGTCCGGGACAGCGGCAAACCTGGGTCATGCTCAACGGCCGGATCTACAACGATGGCGGGGTCGGCCTATCGATCGGTGGCGCCTACGATGTGCTGCCAATCGTTTCACAGGGATGCGAGCCAATCGGTGAGCCCTGGACGATCACGGCTGTCGATGAAAAATGGATCGAAACGATCTCGAATCGGCCAGCTTTGCAGATGTTGACCGACACGCTTTCGACCCTGCCGGGCGAGATTCAGCAAGAGGTGCGCGATCACCTCGTCGCGGGGTTGGCTGCCAACGAGTATCGCGAAACGTTCGGGCGAGGAGATTTCCTGATACGCAACATCATCGGGATACGGCGGGAATCGGGCGCTATCGCGTTGGGCGCCAGACCGCGAGTGGGCCAGACGATTCAGTTTCAGCTGCGCGACGCCGCCACGGCCGATCTCGATCTCACTGCCACTCTGCTCGAGGCGCATCTCCGGCTGGGAGGGCGCGATCCGATTGCCGGGTTGCTGGCCTCGTGCAATGGCCGGGGGACCGGTATGTTCGATGTACCCCATCACGATGCCGCGGCAATCGAGCGCCGTTTCCCCGGATTGCCACTGGCCGGTTTGATCGCGGCGGGCGAGATCGGCCCGGTGGGCTCCAAAACGTTCATTCATGGCTTTACGAGCAGTCTTGGGCTGATCGTTCCGGCTTGA
- a CDS encoding YqhA family protein: protein MAHPMQIMEIVRFWMSRLFDLSPSMIILAVIGSLLAAFTLIIYGFLRVLAVIWDLISSRDLTDAREEKLSIEFIELIDVFLIGVILLIVALGLYQLFIDEKTTLPSWLKIHTLDELKHRIIGVICVVLGVNFLSNVAEWSDGKDIVYLGIAVGIVLAALVILLKAVDDSIQEEVRLLREERALEKATSAIEQE, encoded by the coding sequence ATGGCGCACCCAATGCAGATCATGGAAATCGTGCGCTTCTGGATGTCGCGCCTCTTCGATCTCTCTCCTTCGATGATCATCCTGGCGGTGATCGGTTCGCTGCTGGCCGCGTTCACGCTCATCATCTATGGGTTCCTGCGGGTGTTGGCGGTCATCTGGGACCTCATCTCGAGTCGTGACCTCACCGACGCGCGCGAAGAAAAACTCTCGATCGAATTCATCGAGCTCATCGACGTCTTCCTGATCGGAGTCATCCTGCTCATCGTCGCGCTCGGACTCTATCAGCTCTTCATCGACGAGAAGACGACCCTCCCCTCCTGGCTCAAGATTCATACCCTCGACGAGTTGAAACACCGCATCATTGGCGTGATCTGCGTCGTATTGGGAGTGAACTTTCTCAGCAATGTGGCCGAGTGGTCAGACGGCAAAGACATCGTCTATCTCGGTATCGCCGTCGGTATCGTGCTTGCTGCGCTGGTCATCTTGCTCAAAGCAGTCGATGACTCCATTCAGGAAGAAGTCAGGCTTCTTCGGGAAGAACGGGCGCTGGAGAAGGCCACATCGGCAATCGAGCAAGAGTAG
- a CDS encoding AAA family ATPase, with translation SLPGIGSDNPDRDPTLVHGRALAEAIRLRWALRHPHRGYFFRAEDFFGFTKRMDQLKAELLAEAAEMRNDRTSSEFARNLGAGVIAGQARAIEQQYGASGLDAASHGEQFLDLFSARCRPGGIYLMDEPEAPLSPARQLTFLSMLRAMAEDGSQFIIATHSPMLLALPGAAILSFDGGAIRPARYDTLEHVQIMRSFLDDPEAYLRHL, from the coding sequence TATCGCTGCCGGGAATTGGATCGGACAATCCCGACCGCGACCCCACTTTGGTGCATGGGCGCGCGCTCGCCGAGGCGATCCGGCTACGCTGGGCACTACGTCACCCGCACCGCGGATATTTCTTCCGGGCGGAGGACTTCTTCGGGTTCACCAAGCGAATGGATCAGCTGAAAGCCGAGTTGCTGGCCGAGGCGGCGGAAATGCGCAATGACCGGACGAGCTCGGAGTTCGCGCGGAACCTTGGCGCAGGAGTGATTGCCGGGCAGGCGCGCGCGATCGAGCAGCAATACGGCGCCAGTGGTCTCGATGCCGCGTCCCACGGCGAGCAGTTTCTCGATCTCTTTTCCGCGCGATGCCGTCCGGGAGGTATCTATCTGATGGACGAACCGGAAGCTCCGCTTTCCCCGGCCCGCCAACTGACCTTCCTCTCGATGCTGCGCGCGATGGCCGAAGATGGCTCGCAGTTCATCATCGCAACGCACTCTCCCATGCTGCTGGCGCTGCCCGGAGCGGCGATTCTCAGTTTCGACGGAGGCGCGATTCGCCCGGCCAGGTACGACACGCTGGAGCATGTGCAGATCATGCGTTCATTTCTGGACGATCCGGAGGCCTACCTGCGCCATCTTTAG
- a CDS encoding mandelate racemase/muconate lactonizing enzyme family protein, with amino-acid sequence MSNAYIDFSKMDAAVVAIITDVIREGEPVVGYGFNSNGRYAPIGLLNERFVPRLLEAEPAAIIDESGGNLDPRKIWSLLMAAEKPGGHGERSVAVGTIDMAVWDAVAKIEGVPLYRLLADRYNGGTVHEPVWVYAAGGYYAPGKGLPELREEMRGYLDLGYEVVKMKIGGVPLARDLERIEAVLEVVGDGSHLAVDANGRFDLPTAIAYADALAPYDLFWYEEAGDPLDFALQAELSQRYPNPMATGENLFSMQDARNLIRYGGMHPSSDWLQFDCALSYGLVEYLRTIEMVEANGWSRTRIVPHGGHQMSLNMAAGLGLGGNESYPGVFQPFGGFADSIRVEHGMVGLPQSPGIGFEEKGALIDIMRQVAAGEGSFV; translated from the coding sequence ATGAGCAATGCCTACATCGACTTCAGCAAAATGGACGCGGCCGTGGTCGCCATCATCACCGACGTCATTCGGGAGGGCGAGCCCGTCGTCGGATACGGGTTCAACTCGAACGGCCGCTACGCTCCGATTGGCTTGCTGAACGAGCGCTTCGTTCCGCGCCTGCTCGAGGCCGAGCCGGCCGCCATCATCGACGAATCGGGTGGAAACCTCGATCCGCGAAAGATCTGGTCGCTGCTCATGGCTGCCGAAAAACCCGGTGGCCACGGGGAACGCTCGGTCGCGGTCGGCACCATCGACATGGCCGTCTGGGACGCCGTCGCCAAGATCGAGGGCGTGCCGCTCTACCGTCTGTTGGCCGATCGGTACAACGGCGGAACGGTCCACGAGCCCGTATGGGTCTACGCAGCCGGGGGCTACTATGCGCCGGGAAAGGGCCTGCCAGAGCTTCGTGAAGAAATGCGCGGCTATCTCGATCTTGGCTACGAAGTCGTCAAGATGAAAATCGGTGGCGTCCCGCTCGCCAGGGACCTGGAGCGAATCGAAGCCGTGCTCGAGGTCGTTGGCGACGGATCCCACCTTGCAGTCGATGCGAACGGCCGCTTCGATCTCCCAACCGCGATCGCCTATGCCGATGCGCTCGCGCCCTACGATCTCTTTTGGTACGAGGAGGCTGGCGACCCGCTCGACTTCGCGCTCCAGGCAGAACTCTCGCAACGCTATCCCAACCCCATGGCAACCGGGGAGAACCTCTTTTCGATGCAGGACGCGCGCAATCTCATCCGCTACGGCGGTATGCATCCATCCTCCGACTGGCTCCAGTTCGACTGCGCGCTTTCCTATGGCCTGGTCGAGTATTTGCGCACTATCGAAATGGTGGAAGCCAATGGCTGGTCACGCACCCGCATCGTGCCGCATGGCGGACACCAGATGTCACTGAACATGGCGGCAGGACTTGGTCTCGGCGGAAATGAGAGCTATCCGGGCGTTTTCCAGCCGTTTGGCGGATTCGCGGACAGCATCCGGGTCGAGCATGGAATGGTCGGACTCCCGCAAAGCCCCGGCATCGGGTTCGAGGAAAAGGGCGCTCTCATCGACATCATGCGGCAGGTCGCGGCAGGCGAGGGTTCATTCGTTTGA